In Alnus glutinosa chromosome 7, dhAlnGlut1.1, whole genome shotgun sequence, the sequence ACCTGCAAACGACGAGACAGCTCATTAGCATGTAATATGTTTGCTAATTTGGATTGCCCATATGCCCTTTTGTCGGAATAACTGAAGCAAAGATGATGAAGGGCAACATCACAAATCtaatattgaaaaaatgattGGAGGTAACAAACAATAGTCCCCGATcaccttcttttttattttttaataaaaaaattaaaatttatctttCGATGGTCACATCAAagcataaattttaattttttttattaaaaaagcaaaaagagagTGATAGGGGACGAAAACCGTCCCATGTATTAACTCTCCTAatacttatatttatatgtaaaatttaataTGCATTGTCAATTTGTCATCAAGTGAAATTTATAATTctaaagtttattttttaaaaaataaaaaataaaaaatgttttcaaaaccattaacaacataaaatatttgtctgcaatttttttttttttttttttattgtgatgtgacataaaattaaggttaaatatataataaaccTTGAGTCgacgtgcgatttgaaaatagtctcactttttaattttaaacgtTTACTCCTTAACTTTTTTGCGTTTTTGAATTGGGTTCTTCCGTtcattttccatccaattttgaATGGActgaaccacccctaagggttaaaccttctaattttttttttaggaccCAATTCAAAAATGcgaaaaaattaaagagtaaatgtttaaaattaaaaagtgaggaATTATTTTCAAATCGGGTGTCaactcaaaaatttattatacatttaccttaaaattaaaagtaattttgagtgttgagttatttgttaatatttttacctttttactaaaaaaaaaataatgattaaaagGTACGTTGCTAGAATTACCCATTAAACATAGAGAACTGATTCCCGTACAAcacttttacaacaagtgtacaacagctctctcacatggggtgggctcCACGGTGTGTAGGgtccaccccatgtgagagggctgttgtacacttgttgtaacAGTGatgtatttctatcatttttcttaaacATACCCTAGTACCCATATATGTCTTTGTCTTTGGTCCAGAACTAGTGATTAGGGatgccattatatatatatatatttacatgtaTACACAAAAGGGGATGAGAAATTTAAACTAGTGACTTCCACTTCATGATGCGTAGTTTCCAACCGATTAAATTATCCCTCGGGGACGGAATGCCATTATATTGGCGTACGGTCAGAAGACTTTTGCTCCTTTTTGttattcatataatttttttaaaaattattattaaataaaataatttttcattctaaatttaataataattttaaaaattaagttgccaaaaagaaaacaaaagtctTCCTCtaaaagaggagaagaaaaataGGGCATACCCAGTTCTTTCGCTGATCTTGTCAAATCGAATTCCATGTTCGTAGGTGTAGGAGTGGGCTATGGATGACAAGTTGACAATCCTGCCCTCAACACCAGTTGCTCTCGCtgtgttcttcattttctcaaGAAGAAGATTTGTCAAGAGAAAATGACCTGGAGATCATGACCAATTAGTGGCAGAGCTGAATTTCTTAACCAGTACTTATATATTGAGACAGACATACATTATTAATGTACTTAACTACCCACCTAGATGATTTGTTGCAAATTGCATCTCTATTCCATCCCCTGAAAGCTGGAAAGGGCAGAACATGACACCGGCGTTGTTTCTGCAAGTCAATTCATTTATTAGTTTGGTAAGACAAACAgataaagagatagagagagagggagagagagagagagagagagagatcacaTCAAGATGTTAAGGGGCACGTCGAGAGCATTAAAGCTGTCAACAAATGCTTTGATGGACTTCATGGAGGATAGGTCGAGCTTTAGAAGGTCCACGCGAGCAGTTTCGTTGCCATTAAGAATATGGTGTTTTGCCGCATTTGCAGACTCCATGTTCCTCGCAGCAATGATGACATGAGCTTTCCGAAGAGCCAACACCCTTGCTGTCTCCAACCCAATTCCACTTGCCCCTCCTGCGTTTAAATCACCGTCCAGTTTTTCCTCAACAAGTTCAGCAACTTTTacggttttaattttttaaaaggggTCGAATACGTGAATagcaatataaaaataaaatattgtctCTCTGCTCGGAAAAAGGAGTTATTGGGTTGGGTTGTGTAcactttatttctttcattttatctttattcttaaaacgttaaaaattaatgtttaaaaataagtagagagtaaaataaaaaatttattgaagttTGCATtgatttaaagaatatttaaataatataaaaagggtaaatttaaaattaattataataataaagaagctgaattttttttagagatttCATTGTTTGGTAAATAACAGACATGTatagagtagtgggttgttagtaatttattaattttaaaattataaaaagtgatatatgtgatataaagtaaaaagtgtTTGTATAGAatagtgaaaaaattttgtattgtagtgaattttttatgtgaataataattaaaaatttattgatgtgatataaaaagtaaaaaaaaaaaaattagaatgttttgatattggttattattaaaaaatgtaaaaataaaataaaataaaattaaaatctatcTCTCCCACTACTCTGCACACGGCAGAGCGTTTCCAAACAAGCCCTTAAACGATAACCCGACAAAAACAATGACAAAGATCAACAACTGAATCCTCGAAACCTGCGATTGCTGACAAATTGAGAGAACAACACGGCTGTTCTGGTTGGTGAACAAAGGAAACAAGAAACAACAATAACGTGCAAACAACACCGGTTGGTCCGGAATGGAAAACTGAATGAAAAAGAAACAGAGACCTAAGATGGAGAAGTCAAACATGGTGCGGGCGTTAGATCAATTACCGGAATTTATTGTTTAATGGGTTCCATTTTGTAGACTACATGTGTAATTAAAATGACATTGATAGGTTCCATCTCGGGATTATGGGATATGCATTCAAAACTCAGTCGTTAAGACAGttcaaaaaagggaaaaaggcttgagaaaaaagaaatgcacAGCTGACCGGTGACAATGGCAGTGAGGTTACTTGCATCAATCCCTGCTGTAACCTGTTCAGCCGTCGAAGCTGATCCGAACCCACTTGGGCCTGCCCTCCCTGTGATCAGTGAGAAGATCCCCATTTCCTTGAATcgcccttaaaaaaaaaaacagaacctTATCCTTCTGTGGCACCAGTACTGTTTGATTATATGCGTGAGAGACAAAAGAGagacccctttttcttttcttcaggGAAAAGTGGAGCAGGGCAAGAATGAGGAAAGAGGAAGCATATGCATGACAATAAATATAGGGGTTGGAGTGTTGTAGGTGGTAAATTTGTTTCCTTCAGACCGAAAGAGAGGTGTGGAATAAATGCTCGCCGGTGAACGGCTGTCAATAActtaagaataatgattcaatgccacttaaatatacaatttttcaccatcttgcttatgtggcaaggtggtcccctactactttttgaattttttttattttttaaaaataaattaaagtgggggaccaccttgccatatagacaatgtggtaaaaagttgtacatttaggtggtagtgaatcattactcgtaACTTAATACCCTCAACgttctttctattatttttttcattatttttctaatCTTTATTAGTTTCTCATTAAAACTTATTACTACTTTTCGTATGTATCCATCCACGCTGTCAAAAGGGCAGTCTGGGAATGAAGCTGGTGAACTTGTCCTAGACTTGTTTGGCCCGGGTTAGCCCGTCTCTCTCCCAAGTTAGACAATTTAAGACGTTTTGCTGGCTGAATTTTGCGTTGGGCAAGTTGGTGGTGGGGTTATTAACTTATTAACCCACCCACCAGGGCGGCTGAGCGCCACTTGTTGGGCCCCAAATCTCACTGCTCTATAGGCGAAAAATGATTGGTGGGAGACAAACAACCGTCTcccattacttttttatttatttatttatttattttaataaaaaaaaattaaaatttatcctTTAATGGTTATTTAAGGacaaattttgatttctttttattaaaaatgtaaaaagatgGTGATGGGGGACGAAAAACCGTCCCCATGTTTCGGCCCTCCTCTATAGCCTCTATTCCCCTACGTTCTCCTACGgtttgataattattttttggcATGGTTCCTAATGTCCACACAAATTCAACTCCAACTCAAAACTAATGAAATGAGATTTAATAAAACAGAATTggagtaaaataatttttcgttgtaaaatattttcaacaaaatcatttttcagaaaaaataattttcttaaaaataatttttggtgtttggtcTGCCGAACAGGCAGAAATTTCCAGAATCCGACCAAACTGGTCGAAATCCGGTTGTACTATTCCGATTGTATTGGTCAGATTCCAGCCAATTTGGCAGGAATCTGATCCGTCGGATTCCGacaatcggataccaaaattaaatgattttcGACTGTAGAGTCAGGccaccaacaaactccaatgtccAGAGGTGACAGATTtcatttaactattattttctttCCCACCAGACACCAAAAAacgttgaaaacatttttcaaaaaacattttacgccaaaacaaactaaGCACAAGACATAAATTAGGATTGAGAAATTAGTGATTCTGTACTATGATTTTAGGAATTGATATTTGATcatgtttttctttattatgatTGACTTAATTTGGTTAAAGCACAAGAGAGAAATATTTGGAAATTCTCTAGGCTCATTGCGATACGTGGGTTTACTTAagatgaactttttttttccttcaaaaaaaaatacactattgttatattttgttacaaaaaaaaaaaaaaaagggtataaaTGCTATAattaattgagaattttttatttttttttatatagataattAATTGAGAATTTTGGTTCATATATATTCATGCCCAAATGTAAGTCACACTGTATTTCGTAAACATGATGCATACAGCATACTATATTATGTCActatataataaaattaagtTAATATAATCAAAATGTAGTGTTATTGGATAACTCCTACGATAAACGTAGGCCCTTAAGACCATTcccaataaattatatattagaaATCCCTTTGAGCTCTAATGCTTTTCTTACAAAATCACAGACAATTATTTCTCAAGGATAATgctaaaaaaaacactaattacACATTGATTACATACTCCTCTTCTCATATGGAGTGAAACTCATCATATATAAACCTCACCCCATATAAAAAGGTGGGTGTGTAATTGATGTGTAACTGAACACCcccatttcaaaaataatgtgtaaaaaaagaaaaatgctaaaattataattttcatcCAACTATTACATAACTTCCAACTTTCAAGTACATTGAGATGAGACCTATTGTATGAGTCCTACCCCAACATAccttaggccatctccagcaatgAAAGCTATAATAGCTAGTGAAAAAAGCCaactctctactttaactaTTGTGTATCCTATATTCTTTCAAACAGATTTATTATTcaactatttattttcatttaaatattatttcccaatctttttttattattttttttcttttcctcatttttcccttctttcttggTTTCTCCAGAGACTTCTTCCCTTCACCCGGCTCTTCCTTCCccttctttcttgttttccttTCCTCTCTTCCGTTCAAAGGACACACATAGAGAGATGAAGCGAgagcacagagagagagattgagtgaGAGGGGAAAACGAGAGAGAGACTGTGAGATGAGGGAGATCAGTTGTTGATTTATGAGAAGGCCCGTCCACCGGGGCCACCACGACCACCCGATCACTAGCCTGATCATCACTGCCACCCATATCGGTACTGCGCACAGTAATTTGTCGACAAATGTCTCAGCGATTGAAGGCCGACTCAGAAACTATACACATCGAAGAACGGTTCCTTCATTTTACCGAAAAATCAGCGATGAAATGAGGCCCGATCTACACGGACCATCgacgagagaaagagagagagcttggGAGGGGTTTATCTTTCCTATTTTCCGGAGATTTCTAAGAAATTTTCAGTAGGTAATTTCATTGAGAttctacttttaatttttgttgatttatGATGATTTTGGTTAGTTGTTCTTGGCCGGTTGTGGTTATGATTTGATAATGGgtgatgattttggttgattttggGAATGCGTTTTGGTTGTTTGCGGTGATGAAGGAGAGAAAACACCGGTAGGTTGCGgtgatgattttggttgatttCAATTGATTTCAATTGATTTGGGTTGTTCTAAAAGAGTCCTTCTACACACCCTCCTCTCATTCCCcttatcacccttttataataaaaaaattgatttttattaaaaagttgtctctgtgatgtgacatcagagacaactttttaataaaaatcaattttttaagaaaaagagggTGATGAAGAGGGAATGGGTGGAGGATGTTTAGAATTTCCCGTTCCAAAATATGGGTTtcgtttaattttgtttgattattttatttggtaatTGATGAACAATAAATATGCAATGCTGCctattttggttaaaatagcgACTTTGTTGAAGATGACTTTAGAGTTGTACAAACAACTGAGTGGGATTGAACATGAATCTGAGACCCGTAAAAGAAGTGCTGCTTTCATTGCTAAAGGACGTGTGGCGTGAGTTGTACTCTCAAATCTCAATGCAAAAATAGTGATAccttttttaagagaaaagaaCGTGAGCTGTGTACTCCTTTTTTACGAGAAAAGGACGTGAGCTGTACGCCCGTCTGGCAGtggaataatatttttataaaatttttaaacaaaaagtattgatataatataaagtaaaagtaatttatataaaaaagttaaaagaaaaaaaaaattatattatagtgaatttttttttatttaaataataataaaaaataattaatataatataaaaaataaaaagttttaaagaatattttaaaattaatatttttttaagagaaatgaaaaCAAGAGAAGGGGAATggagggttttttattttatttaaataataataaaaaatgttataCTCATTTTTTCTTCGCTTCCTTTGGCAAAtgaagtgaagaaaaaaaatgaaacataaaaaaaaaaaaaggaataaaataatattatttaaatgatataaataataataataataataatgtatggtgtattttaataatagattttgattaaccattttacatataaaaatgcataatttattAGGAGTGCTCTAAAATGAACTATCTtcaatcacctttttttttttctcctctttctatttttcttcaGTTACTCTTATagtaatattttcattttttataatattttaacataatatcaaaaCTACTTGCTGCTTTTTGTCTCACTCTGGATATTTATACGACTCACTTGCCCTCTCCTCTTATTAGTGCATTGTTAATCGACTAAGGGCTGTAATGCGCGCTAGAAGGATGATCCATGTACTATTtgagatattttaaaatttatgtggctcttaaaattatcattgtatcaaaatttaacaatatctaatagtgattttaaaaatcacatcaacttTGGGAGGACATGAGTCTTTCTTTTAGTATTACTCTTCCCAATggcttatttattattattattatttttttaatgcaaaatgGTTAACTAAAACCTACTTTTATCGGTTTAGCTAACCACTTGTCAAGATCTCATCCAATTGCTTATCTAaacttcttttctattttactaaaataatcatttttaatttttttttattcattttagggaaaaatgcaaaatcaatctgtttggtttacctgatttacaattagctccatatggtatcaaaattaatttagaggtTCATGgagtatgccaaaaaaaaaaaaaaaaaaactcttcgcACTCAAATTCCGAAAAAAAACTTAACGAATTTTGTTAATATGCTACATCATCactaataaaatgacaaaacaTGTCATTCCTAAtgaaatacacacacacacatataactagaaaattaaagaaataaaaatgaaaaaatgaaaagggtGGCTCATCATCCTCCCCCTTGAATGGGGTGGCTTGCGCGCACGTGCGCACACACATAactagaaaattaaagaaataataatgaaaaaatgaaaagggtGGCTCATCATGCTCCCCCTTGAATGGGGTGGCTTGCCGGCCACCCCAAGAGGTGGCTAGTGGCGGCGCGCCACCCCAATGATGGTTGGGGTGGGCCGAACCCGAGGAAGTCTGGAGTGGCGCGTCGCCATCCTATGAGCTGATAGTGGCTCTGGCGTGGTGTGATGCAACGGTGATTTATTAGATTATGAAAAGGATTTCACCACCGTATCTCCACCACAAAAGcccaacaaaaaatgaaaaagacacCCAAAAAATTAGGCTTGACAATTCGGGTTTGTGTCAACTCGACTGACTCAATTACACAATCAGGTTCAACACGAAcccaacccgattattaatcgggttaaACACTTaaacccaaacacgacccgattGCCAACCGAGTTACCCAAACACGATCTGAGGCAACCAAATAGGCATGGGAAGGATCCATCAATATATTCGTAGAGAT encodes:
- the LOC133874291 gene encoding short-chain dehydrogenase TIC 32 B, chloroplastic, yielding MGIFSLITGRAGPSGFGSASTAEQVTAGIDASNLTAIVTGGASGIGLETARVLALRKAHVIIAARNMESANAAKHHILNGNETARVDLLKLDLSSMKSIKAFVDSFNALDVPLNILINNAGVMFCPFQLSGDGIEMQFATNHLGHFLLTNLLLEKMKNTARATGVEGRIVNLSSIAHSYTYEHGIRFDKISERTGYSDKRAYGQSKLANILHANELSRRLQEEGVNITVNSVHPGLIMTPLMRYSAVLMRMLHVVTFYIWKNVPQGAATTCYVSLHPSLKGVSGKYYVDCNETRPSEFARDSALAKMLWDFSNKLVHSVSKP